The following are encoded together in the Paludisphaera mucosa genome:
- a CDS encoding IS3 family transposase (programmed frameshift), translated as MRKSKFTEEQIVFALRQAEAGLGVEETCRKLGVSQATFFRWKAKYGELGTPELRRLRLLEEENQKLKQLVADLSLDKRMLQDVLAKKFLSPPQRRKAVADLTVRYGVSVRRACEATGFPRATHNYKARRASQEPLRMRLRELATDRVRYGYRRLHVLLLREGWSVNVKRVYRLYGLERLTLRRKNPRRRVSSRHRDDRPVVDGADQAWAMDFMSDALADGRKLRVLTVIDVFTRESLAVRVGVRFTSGQVAEVLAEVAAGRGTPRELRVDNGPEFTGRMLDLWAHLNGVTLDFSRPGKPTDNGFIESFNGRVREECLNQGSFTSLEDARERVESWRVEYNERRPHSALGYLAPGEFAATQAGMNKASSGRKTLV; from the exons ATGAGGAAGTCGAAGTTCACCGAGGAGCAGATCGTCTTCGCCTTGAGGCAGGCCGAGGCCGGCCTGGGCGTCGAGGAGACGTGTCGTAAGCTCGGAGTCAGTCAGGCCACGTTCTTCCGATGGAAGGCGAAGTACGGCGAGCTCGGGACGCCCGAGTTGCGGCGGCTGCGCCTCCTGGAGGAGGAGAACCAGAAGCTCAAGCAGCTGGTGGCCGACCTGAGCCTCGACAAGCGGATGCTGCAGGACGTCCTGGCAAAAAAAT TCCTGAGCCCGCCGCAGCGGAGGAAGGCCGTGGCGGACCTGACGGTCCGCTACGGCGTGAGCGTGCGGCGGGCTTGCGAGGCGACCGGCTTCCCTCGCGCGACCCACAACTACAAGGCCCGTCGCGCGTCGCAGGAGCCCTTGAGGATGCGCCTCCGCGAGTTGGCGACGGATCGGGTCCGCTATGGATATCGCCGCCTGCACGTCCTGCTCCTGCGCGAGGGCTGGTCCGTCAACGTCAAGCGGGTCTATCGCCTCTACGGCCTGGAGCGATTGACGTTGCGGCGGAAGAATCCGAGGCGTCGGGTGAGCTCTCGCCATCGCGACGACCGACCGGTCGTCGACGGGGCGGACCAGGCCTGGGCGATGGACTTCATGAGCGACGCACTCGCAGACGGGCGCAAGCTCCGCGTGCTCACCGTGATCGACGTGTTCACCCGCGAGAGCCTGGCCGTCCGCGTGGGCGTGCGGTTCACCTCGGGGCAGGTCGCCGAGGTCCTGGCGGAGGTCGCGGCCGGTCGGGGGACGCCCCGCGAACTCCGGGTCGACAACGGCCCGGAGTTCACGGGGCGGATGCTGGACCTGTGGGCGCACCTCAACGGAGTGACGCTGGATTTCAGCCGCCCCGGCAAGCCGACGGACAACGGGTTCATCGAGTCGTTCAACGGGCGGGTCCGTGAGGAGTGCCTGAATCAGGGCTCCTTCACCAGCCTGGAAGACGCCCGCGAGAGGGTGGAATCCTGGCGGGTCGAGTACAATGAACGCCGCCCCCACAGCGCCCTGGGTTACCTGGCCCCCGGGGAATTCGCAGCAACGCAGGCCGGCATGAACAAGGCCTCATCGGGCCGAAAAACTCTCGTTTAG
- a CDS encoding IS701 family transposase has product MGERLARRFTRSEPRSRAVEYLRGLLSGVERKNGWQLAEHAGVPSPYGVQYLTSWAGPWEADRIRDDLVAYVRECLADPKGVLIVDETGTLNKGTKSAGMQRQHSGTAGRIENCQVGVFLTFAGRGGHALLNRELYLPKDWAADAERRKEARIPEEVEVATKPRLAERMLERAWKAGVAAAWVTGDAVYGDDVHFRRALESKGQPYVLAVKSDQMLFDGRWRDRVDSIADRLPARSWRKLGAGAGSEGPRWYDWAAESFVQSMRYVWPLRQGRSVLNGKVATARTRLAQTASQKVSTSHCARRTVHGSQTRNGSQPASLRAASSLNPTFSAIKVWTSAFRIKPPTSFGAGRYQVNRDGSGFAS; this is encoded by the coding sequence GTGGGCGAGCGCCTGGCCCGCCGCTTCACCCGCTCCGAGCCGCGGAGCCGGGCCGTCGAATACCTCCGCGGCCTGCTCTCGGGCGTGGAGCGAAAGAATGGCTGGCAGCTCGCCGAGCACGCCGGCGTTCCGTCGCCGTACGGCGTCCAGTACCTCACCTCCTGGGCCGGGCCGTGGGAGGCCGATCGGATCCGCGACGACCTGGTCGCCTACGTCCGCGAGTGCCTGGCCGATCCGAAGGGCGTCCTGATCGTTGACGAGACGGGGACCCTCAACAAGGGGACGAAGTCCGCCGGCATGCAGCGGCAGCACTCCGGGACGGCCGGCCGGATCGAGAACTGTCAGGTCGGCGTCTTCCTCACCTTCGCCGGCCGCGGGGGTCACGCCCTCCTGAACCGCGAGCTGTACCTGCCCAAGGATTGGGCCGCCGACGCCGAACGGCGGAAGGAGGCCCGCATCCCGGAGGAGGTCGAGGTCGCCACCAAGCCCCGGCTGGCCGAGCGGATGCTCGAGAGGGCGTGGAAGGCCGGCGTCGCGGCGGCCTGGGTGACCGGGGATGCGGTCTACGGCGACGACGTGCACTTCCGCCGGGCCCTGGAGTCGAAGGGCCAGCCGTACGTCCTGGCGGTCAAGAGCGACCAGATGCTCTTCGACGGCCGGTGGCGGGACCGGGTCGACTCGATCGCCGACCGCCTGCCGGCCCGCTCCTGGCGCAAGCTCGGCGCCGGGGCGGGCTCGGAGGGGCCGCGCTGGTACGACTGGGCGGCCGAGTCGTTCGTGCAATCAATGAGATACGTTTGGCCCCTCCGTCAGGGCCGGTCCGTCTTGAACGGGAAGGTCGCGACGGCCAGAACGAGGCTCGCGCAGACTGCGAGCCAGAAGGTCAGCACTAGCCATTGCGCCAGACGGACTGTCCACGGCTCCCAGACCAGGAACGGGTCCCAGCCGGCCTCGCTGAGGGCGGCCTCCTCGTTGAATCCGACGTTCTCGGCCATCAAGGTGTGGACGTCGGCCTTCAGGATAAAGCCACCGACCAGCTTCGGTGCTGGTCGATACCAGGTGAACCGAGATGGATCTGGGTTCGCCTCGTAG
- a CDS encoding IS5 family transposase, which yields MRGRPAADDRLDDRPGPSARRRGRAKKGGAEAQALGRSRGGFSTKVIAVACDEDGVVALDVAEGQRNDAPLAKGVLIEAHDAVGEVAEVLGDKGFDSDAVRDVVLDDLDALPVIPNRRCRKEPWPWDDEMREIYKQRNRVERAFAKAKQFRRFATRYEKLKDVYLGVARLVFGFIHVRKLAQSVNRP from the coding sequence GTGCGAGGACGCCCGGCGGCTGATGATCGACTCGACGATCGTCCGGGCCCATCAGCACGCCGCCGGGGCCGGGCGAAAAAAGGGGGGGCCGAGGCGCAGGCCCTCGGCCGGTCGCGCGGCGGCTTCTCGACCAAGGTGATCGCCGTGGCCTGCGACGAGGACGGCGTCGTCGCCCTGGACGTGGCCGAGGGTCAGAGGAACGACGCCCCTCTGGCGAAAGGCGTGTTGATCGAGGCCCACGACGCGGTCGGCGAGGTCGCCGAGGTGCTCGGCGACAAGGGGTTCGACTCCGACGCCGTCCGCGACGTCGTCCTGGACGACCTCGACGCCCTGCCGGTGATCCCCAACCGGAGGTGTCGCAAGGAGCCGTGGCCCTGGGACGACGAGATGAGGGAGATCTACAAGCAGAGGAACCGCGTCGAGCGGGCGTTCGCGAAAGCCAAGCAGTTCCGACGGTTCGCCACGAGATATGAGAAATTGAAGGACGTCTACCTCGGCGTCGCCCGCCTCGTCTTCGGATTCATCCACGTCCGGAAGCTCGCCCAATCCGTCAACAGGCCGTAG